One window of Paenibacillus sp. FSL K6-3182 genomic DNA carries:
- a CDS encoding ATP-binding cassette domain-containing protein — protein MIKVKNLSRRIPGGPKVLDDISFEAYPGDFIAIKGDSGSGKSTLLRCLALQEKWSEGSYQFDGKDIFKEGFKGKLKVRREVAYVEEKPFLFPNKTGLKNVIIGSISQTPAWRRWTGMVRNDDYMGAMDMIEKRGLLDKAHQKASTLSGGERQRMAIARALVHGAKVIAADEPVSGLDPHTADQVLTDLKALCKEQGVIVIAVMHQGDWAERFADQILGLKDGKLVLNVSGRRLTEREKALL, from the coding sequence ATGATCAAAGTAAAGAACTTATCCAGACGTATTCCCGGCGGGCCAAAGGTGCTCGATGATATTAGCTTTGAGGCTTATCCTGGCGACTTTATCGCCATTAAAGGTGATAGCGGAAGCGGGAAGTCCACACTTCTTCGGTGCCTAGCCTTGCAAGAAAAGTGGAGTGAAGGCTCCTATCAATTTGATGGCAAAGATATTTTCAAAGAAGGATTCAAAGGCAAGCTTAAAGTTCGGAGAGAGGTTGCTTATGTTGAAGAAAAACCTTTTCTATTCCCGAACAAGACGGGATTAAAAAATGTTATTATCGGTTCAATTTCACAAACGCCTGCTTGGCGGAGATGGACCGGGATGGTACGTAATGATGATTATATGGGTGCAATGGATATGATCGAAAAACGCGGCCTGCTTGATAAAGCACATCAGAAGGCGAGCACTCTTAGCGGGGGCGAACGGCAGCGTATGGCTATTGCAAGAGCACTCGTTCATGGCGCTAAAGTCATTGCAGCCGATGAGCCGGTTTCAGGTCTTGATCCCCATACAGCGGATCAAGTTCTAACTGATTTGAAAGCGCTATGCAAGGAGCAAGGCGTTATTGTGATTGCTGTTATGCATCAGGGGGACTGGGCGGAGCGATTTGCTGATCAAATTCTCGGCTTGAAAGACGGTAAACTTGTTCTTAACGTAAGCGGCAGAAGATTGACTGAACGCGAGAAGGCACTCCTGTGA
- a CDS encoding HAD family hydrolase, translated as MKQQIMFDLDDTLIHCNKYFYLVIDQFIDAMTTWFGSSPLVSIQAIRDKQMEIDIAGVAVFGFKSEHFPQSFVDTYIHFSHLTGRKRSTNEENFLWKLGLSVYEHDTEPYPNMEQTLFSLAEAGHELHLYTGGEMPIQRRKIEKLNLERYFDSRIYIRRVKNSDALETILSNGVFDRNSTWMVGNSIRTDVVPALTAGIHAIHMRAITEWEYNIIQIEVEPKGAFLTLDHLKDVPGAIHGYVNR; from the coding sequence ATGAAGCAACAAATTATGTTTGACCTCGACGATACATTAATTCACTGCAATAAATACTTTTATTTGGTCATTGATCAATTTATTGATGCGATGACCACTTGGTTCGGCAGCTCTCCCCTCGTTTCAATACAAGCCATCCGAGACAAGCAAATGGAGATCGATATTGCCGGCGTAGCCGTATTCGGATTTAAAAGCGAGCATTTCCCACAATCGTTTGTTGATACTTACATTCACTTCTCTCATTTGACTGGTCGCAAGAGATCAACAAATGAAGAAAACTTTCTATGGAAGCTTGGCTTAAGTGTATATGAGCACGATACCGAGCCGTATCCAAATATGGAACAAACGTTGTTCTCACTAGCGGAGGCCGGCCATGAGCTTCATCTCTATACGGGGGGCGAGATGCCCATTCAACGTCGCAAGATTGAAAAATTAAACTTGGAGCGTTATTTCGATTCCCGCATTTACATTCGACGTGTCAAAAACAGCGACGCATTAGAAACCATTTTGTCCAATGGTGTCTTCGATCGCAACAGTACATGGATGGTTGGCAACTCCATTCGAACGGATGTTGTTCCTGCATTAACAGCAGGTATTCACGCTATTCATATGCGTGCGATAACCGAATGGGAATATAACATCATTCAGATTGAAGTGGAACCAAAAGGCGCTTTTTTAACCTTGGATCATCTAAAGGATGTCCCAGGCGCTATTCACGGGTACGTTAATCGATAA
- a CDS encoding DNA topoisomerase 3 yields the protein MKTLIIAEKPDMGRNIAAAIDPKAKNHRSYIEGEHYIITWAIGHLIGLAEPDAYDDRYKKWNINDLPIIPTQFKLVPNKKTIDQLKVIGDLAKRSNLLVNSCDAGREGQYIFSLIQRHLKLNQPVKRLWISDLTPETIRKGFEELKEGAEYENLTRAATARSEADWLIGMNGSRAFTTKHNVLLSVGRVQTPVLALIYDRQKQIEAFSSLKFFELEGHFTQDEMTYRGMWQAERMTDQAKVEAVAAKVKGKAGRIASYEVKDTKEYPFKLYDLTLLQREANGKYAFSAKKTLDTAQALYEKHKVISYPRTNSNYVTEQNIPEMHKTLNALQGSAYDDLVKGANRSLVHKGNKFICNPTKVEDHHAILPTNRKANGLSPDEQKLYDLIVRRFLSQFYPAAEYKVHIVLTEVENEMFKTTVKELLSLGWKVIYADQKKEKAKPSAKSKDKEEAEDEEIEVNEPFSISADAGIICSDAIVKEKDTQPPKHYTEGTLLKAMESAGKQIEDEDVRDAMKDSGLGTPATRAATIERLKNVGYVEMQGKKIQVTQKGRTAIELIRGAGIDLLTSPEMTGLWERRLNEISRGTASDGQFMENVKKFATMIVDKVRVQSRAAKTSFESEAPASVKGTGGKSGTATRTRAASTKTAGAAKKAASAASTVSGSPTVIATCPRPGCGGSIFMGRKGYGCSHYKEGCKFVIWKESFGRNLTDTQVKALVEKGKTTKLKLELPDGTPGEGKIVLKNVDTGELAIEQ from the coding sequence TTGAAGACACTAATCATTGCGGAAAAACCTGATATGGGACGAAATATAGCAGCCGCAATCGATCCTAAAGCAAAAAATCACCGTTCCTACATAGAAGGCGAGCATTATATTATTACGTGGGCGATCGGTCATTTAATCGGTCTTGCAGAGCCTGATGCCTATGATGATCGTTACAAAAAGTGGAATATTAATGATCTTCCCATTATACCGACACAGTTCAAGCTCGTACCGAACAAAAAAACAATCGATCAGCTTAAGGTTATCGGCGATCTGGCAAAACGCAGCAACCTACTTGTCAATTCTTGTGATGCCGGGCGAGAAGGGCAATATATTTTTTCCCTCATCCAGCGCCATCTTAAGTTAAATCAACCCGTTAAGCGGCTATGGATTTCAGACCTAACACCTGAGACGATTCGAAAGGGTTTCGAGGAGTTGAAAGAGGGCGCCGAATATGAGAATTTGACCCGCGCGGCAACAGCAAGAAGCGAGGCGGATTGGCTAATCGGAATGAATGGTTCACGTGCTTTTACAACGAAGCATAATGTGCTGCTATCGGTTGGCAGAGTTCAGACGCCAGTGCTCGCCCTTATATATGATCGGCAGAAGCAAATTGAAGCGTTCTCCTCTTTGAAATTTTTTGAACTGGAAGGACATTTCACACAGGATGAAATGACGTACCGCGGCATGTGGCAGGCCGAGAGAATGACAGATCAAGCAAAAGTTGAGGCCGTTGCGGCAAAGGTTAAAGGCAAGGCTGGACGAATTGCGTCGTATGAAGTTAAGGATACAAAGGAGTATCCGTTTAAGCTATACGATCTTACTCTTTTGCAGCGGGAAGCCAATGGCAAATATGCTTTTTCCGCGAAAAAAACGTTGGATACAGCACAGGCGTTGTACGAGAAGCATAAAGTTATTTCTTATCCAAGAACAAACTCAAATTACGTGACTGAGCAGAACATTCCTGAAATGCACAAAACGTTGAATGCACTTCAAGGTTCCGCCTATGATGATCTCGTCAAAGGGGCTAATCGGAGCCTTGTGCATAAGGGGAATAAATTTATTTGCAACCCGACAAAGGTTGAGGATCACCATGCCATTTTGCCAACGAATCGTAAAGCAAATGGACTCAGCCCTGATGAGCAAAAGCTGTATGATTTGATCGTGCGAAGGTTTTTGTCGCAATTTTATCCAGCTGCTGAATATAAGGTTCACATCGTCTTGACTGAGGTAGAGAACGAAATGTTCAAAACGACGGTTAAGGAGCTTCTAAGCTTAGGATGGAAAGTCATCTATGCTGACCAGAAGAAGGAGAAAGCAAAACCTTCAGCCAAAAGCAAGGATAAGGAAGAAGCAGAGGACGAAGAAATTGAAGTAAATGAACCTTTCTCCATATCAGCAGATGCAGGAATTATCTGTTCGGATGCCATTGTGAAAGAGAAGGACACACAGCCTCCCAAGCATTACACAGAGGGCACACTGCTTAAAGCAATGGAGAGCGCAGGCAAACAAATTGAGGACGAGGATGTCCGAGATGCAATGAAAGATTCAGGATTAGGTACACCAGCTACGCGCGCAGCTACGATTGAGCGGCTGAAAAACGTTGGTTATGTGGAAATGCAGGGCAAAAAAATACAAGTTACACAAAAAGGTCGAACAGCTATTGAACTGATTCGTGGTGCTGGTATTGATTTGCTAACCTCTCCTGAGATGACGGGGTTGTGGGAGCGACGATTGAACGAGATATCCAGAGGAACAGCTTCGGATGGACAATTCATGGAAAATGTAAAAAAATTCGCGACGATGATCGTGGACAAGGTTCGCGTTCAATCACGAGCGGCCAAAACATCATTTGAGAGTGAAGCTCCTGCTTCCGTCAAAGGCACTGGCGGGAAGTCTGGTACAGCGACTCGCACCCGTGCAGCCTCAACTAAAACGGCTGGAGCGGCAAAAAAAGCGGCATCGGCTGCGTCTACTGTATCAGGCAGCCCTACTGTTATTGCCACTTGTCCAAGGCCAGGCTGTGGCGGTTCCATCTTTATGGGGCGCAAAGGCTATGGCTGTTCTCACTATAAGGAAGGCTGTAAATTCGTTATATGGAAAGAAAGCTTTGGCAGGAATTTGACGGATACTCAGGTGAAAGCTTTAGTCGAGAAGGGGAAGACGACTAAGCTGAAGCTTGAGCTTCCGGATGGTACGCCTGGAGAAGGAAAAATAGTGCTTAAAAATGTGGATACTGGAGAACTGGCAATCGAACAGTAG